The DNA sequence AAATGGGACCTGAACAAAGTTActtatttcgttgaaaatcgaTGAGAAATATCTTTGCACGACGGAGTTAGTGTCCTGTGCATTCTCGAAATATCGGCACCTGTAGTCACTGGACTGTAAATATTTCCTTCACAGATGATTGCACCAAAATGGATCCTGCGGGTCACCAAACACAACCAACGGTTTAAAGTAAAAATCCCTCAAGCTTTTCTGCTACTTAAACGTGTATAAATACTTTAATAAGTGTACACATCAATTCTACATTTCCAGATCATTTGTTTGGCTGTAATAAGCCTTGATGACAATCCTACTTATCCTTCAAAATCTGAATCGTGCCTCTGTGTAAGCTATGCTAATTATCGTTGAATGTTACCATCTGGACGTCTGCACGAATTGATAATAAACGTGAATCCTAGTTGGTTAAATTTAACCCAACAAATTTGACTTCAGAATAATATGGCTTTTTGCTGAAGTTGGTCGCGAGCCAAAGACAAGCTTTGCACCCATTGACCAGTTCGTGCGATAAAGCGCGAATCAGCAAGTGAAGCGTgagaaacatcaaaaattcaacttcatgGCATAATCGATTTGGCTTTAGGGTGGGGGTTAAATTTCTTCACATGACCAATAAGtttatacgaaaaattttctattttttacaaCCAGTCCGATTTAATTCTTTCGATATTTAGCTCTCCAAATCAtgtttttcgacatttttaatcttatgaagagataaaatttttttaatttctatttgTTATTTTCCGCGAAGAATTTCCTGTTTCTTTAAGGCAAATCCCATTAAGCTCCTTCACCTCTCAAAAGCTTGGATTCACTAGGCGAAATTTCTTGCCGTACTAAAAGTTGGATAGCGGACtcaaaaatagagaaaatatcttttagaaatttttttttttttttataatttcgaaCCAATCACTCGAACGATTTCACTCTTCTTAAGGACAGGTTTAATGTACCTGTGTAACCTGCAGACGGTAATTCGGACCAACCGCACTTTGCGCGGCCATAAATATCTCGTAAAAATTAAGGCAGACACCCAATAAAACATTTAAATTGCGTACTTTGCCCAGCACGATTGGTACAAACCTGAATTTTAAAATTgcctctcttttttcttcaactttgcCAGttcatttagttttttcaatcattgtcTTTGACGAATCGAAGGTTTCATAAGATAAAGCCTAAGAACATATCATCGcgaatcgaataattttggaactcgttcaaatttattaatcgCAAGTTCACTTCACACATGCTTTGGAATAATGGGAAGAAATGGAAATTCTAAGGTTTGGCTGAGGGTGTTTTGCCGATGTGCAAACGAGACTAGTAACACGATCAAAAAAGGGAATAACCATCTTTATTCTGCACTTCTTGGCGAGACTCTTTAGGTTTTTGGACCTTCATCGtaattgcctttcggtcgataaTCCTCAGAGAAAACACACCGTCGTCCGCAAAAACGAGCTTCGGATTGCTGGGGAAAAGCCGGAAAGAGGCCAAGAGCTGTTTTTGCTGTCTCCCCCTCCTAGTCGTCGAAGTTTTTGGCAACCGTACAGCGTTCGAAGAGAGTAAGTGTGTTACATGAATGAACAGTGGTTGCCACTCAAAGTTGTATTTGACACAAGAAAAGGCGGCATGTTATTTAGGCCTGAAATTGCAACAAGAGTACGAGATACGTTGTGAGGAGAGCGGTGATCTGAAACAGCAATAGAACGAGAAGGTTCGTTCAGTTCCAAGAAGTTTAAATAACTTACAGATGCATTAAATATCGATTGAAAGTGTTCGACCAATTCCACAAACTTACGGAGCGCAGGAGAGGCAAGTTTACGTGGAAGCAGCCAGCCGCAGAAAAGTTCAACCTACGATTGATGAGATGCAGAGAAGATTCGATTCtctatacaaaaaaaaaaaaagtaaaataaataaataaataataaaatgtactttaaaaatgaatccaagctattattatactcagaattttaaatatttcctcACGTAGCTACGTCTGATGGTGGAAGACTTCCAGTTGAACAGGATCGAGCCTATGCTGTTTGCCTGAATGGTAAACAGGAGTTAATTTTTGAGCATTTTACTACTAACGAGACGGTTCGATTTGTAAAGTAACCCGAAATCTGAGGGATAGTAACCTCGCTCGAAGTATAGTGACAGGTGATGTGAAGCAGCAGAAGTTGAGATCCAAAAACGACGACCCACCAAGCGATGCAGGCGACGAGGGACCACCGCGTGTCCACTGTGTCTGTCGTCGATACAAGCCAGTCAATCAAAAAGTACAGATTGGCCACGCTGTGGCCGCAGAGATTTATCAACCATGCCAAAAGGGGCCAAGAGTACTGACGACTCAGACTCTCGCTCGCGTTCATTAGGCTGTTGTGCAGCTGATGTATCACCTTCGATAAGGAAATAAGAGGAAAATGTAAGCAAACATCAGAGCCTGATCATCGTCAGGCCAATCGCTGTCTTCAGTTCTCTTCTTCATTTCCGCAATTGCGTGAACTCCATTTTACTATTGCTCTGAAGCACTATGTAACTTACTCTGAAATCTACCCCGAGGTACTTTTGCGTGGGCAAAGTTGACGAGTCCTTGCTACGTTGAGCGACTTCGTTCAGATGTCGAAAGCGTTGTCCGAGCAGAAGCACAATGCCTGAGAACTTTATTGTGCTGAATGAGTTCGTCACGTAGCCCAGAATGTAGATCATGTTTTCAACGAAGGATTCATGGAAGGCGATAATGCCCGTCCCGACGATAACGGCCCAGGCGATGAAGCTGAAAACGAACGTGAAGAAGACCCAAACTTTCACGGATCTTTCCTTTAGCGGATAACCGAGATAACGCATCCTTGTATCGAACTGCTTCATGATGTTCGTCACCTCGGCGAGTTCCTTTCGCGTCCAAAGAGATCCCAGGATGTTCAGCATCAAGACTGAGTAATTAGAGATCACCTGCATGGCcagaaattgattttactgttagtctgcattttttttttcttttttgtaatgTGGTGAAAAGATTATACGTGTCTCAAAATTCAAGCAATTTTTCCCGAGTATGCTGTACCGAAATTTATTGAAGCGTGTTTGTCTGGAGCTTCGCGAGAAGCCAAGAAATCCCTTAGAGGGCTGGCCGTGCCAGCTGGAGTCAAACATGTTCAAAACCTGTTTCATGACATCAAACAGCTTGTTTAAATTCTTCGAATTTACCGCTTCTTTCAGAGTCTGAGTGCAACGATGCCACTGGAATTGAGacctttcgaaaataattcttcGCAATCCTTCACGGTTGTAggatatgaataaaatttaattattatctttcCGAAACGGTGAGGCTTAATGTTTAAATGACTTAGCAAAGAACTGTCGGAAATTTGTCTCTTTATTAAACGTAGGCAGCTTTTCAAGCGGATGAAAAACTCGGTCGCATATAAGCTGTACTTTGCACAAAGTTTGCGATTATGCCGCACACGATACCAGATCAAGGTTAACGAACGTTAAATAAGTATATCCATTTGTCTGAAAATGCAGTAAGTAACATTCCACGATCTATTGCGTTCTACTTCGGTGAGTTTCGCCTTCAATAATCGGAGAATTTGTAACCCTTGTCCTTTGCCGTTATAAACTAAAGCGATTCGAGTGAAAGTTTGAAACTGAAGAATGCAATAAAGTTACATACACACCTTCGCAGTTTCGGTGACGTCGAGAATCGGTGTGTTTCTTTCGATGCCGGTGAATTTGCGGAGAACGATGTAGAGAAGGTAAGTGTGAAGCATGCAGCAGAGTATGGAGTAAAAAATTCCGTAAGTCCAGGATACGAAACGGTCGTCACGAATCTCCAACGGAGCGTGTCCGATAAATCGAATGACGTAGAATAAAGGACGAACAGCCGAAATTACGGGCCATTCTAGTCGTGAAACTTGCCCAGGATGACGACGAAAACGAGAAGACAGCTTCCTCACGGCGGATTCAACGTCGAAGACCCCCCGTGACACATGCATAATTCACTCCTTTCGCTCGACGCTGTCCTCTGAAAGTCGAAGGACTAATTGTTCACCCCTCGGCGTC is a window from the Diprion similis isolate iyDipSimi1 chromosome 6, iyDipSimi1.1, whole genome shotgun sequence genome containing:
- the LOC124406758 gene encoding uncharacterized protein LOC124406758, with translation MHVSRGVFDVESAVRKLSSRFRRHPGQVSRLEWPVISAVRPLFYVIRFIGHAPLEIRDDRFVSWTYGIFYSILCCMLHTYLLYIVLRKFTGIERNTPILDVTETAKVISNYSVLMLNILGSLWTRKELAEVTNIMKQFDTRMRYLGYPLKERSVKVWVFFTFVFSFIAWAVIVGTGIIAFHESFVENMIYILGYVTNSFSTIKFSGIVLLLGQRFRHLNEVAQRSKDSSTLPTQKYLGVDFRVIHQLHNSLMNASESLSRQYSWPLLAWLINLCGHSVANLYFLIDWLVSTTDTVDTRWSLVACIAWWVVVFGSQLLLLHITCHYTSSEANSIGSILFNWKSSTIRRSYRIESSLHLINRRLNFSAAGCFHVNLPLLRSITALLTTYLVLLLQFQA